In one window of Metasolibacillus fluoroglycofenilyticus DNA:
- a CDS encoding YezD family protein: MSKQKSNSEATFESIKEMLETIKFGTITLIIQDGHVVQIEKNEKIRLK, from the coding sequence ATGTCAAAGCAAAAAAGCAATAGTGAGGCTACATTTGAAAGCATTAAAGAAATGCTCGAAACGATAAAGTTTGGAACAATTACACTCATTATTCAGGACGGACATGTTGTTCAAATTGAAAAAAATGAGAAGATTCGTTTGAAATAA
- a CDS encoding RtcB family protein gives MIEVNGRFTDAKIYTNTAQPAAIEQIKELTDQAFMEGAKIRIMPDYHAGKGCVIGTTIQLQERVVPNLVGVDVGCGVFVAELNTSVIDYAKLDATIRAHVPSGQDLHMELSPARQFKEFERDNFIAAGIKDDYTNLSLGTLGGGNHFIELAKDNEDKYYLLIHTGSRYIGSKVANWHQKRAFEALRHHDVSKIIEQLKNEGREQEIQAAIEAYKGENPVIPKELAYLEGQPFHDYIHDMKIAQRYAVMNRWTIAETIAQHMGWIYTDTFDTIHNYIDTDTMTLRKGAVRANKGEKLVIPMNMRDGSLICIGKGNAEWNYSAPHGAGRVYSRRAAKKELSMVDFKETMQGVWTTSVTEDTLDEAPMAYKPMEEITSVIGETVDIIKAIKPVYNFKASEEQKPYMRRK, from the coding sequence GTGATTGAAGTTAATGGGCGTTTTACTGACGCAAAAATATATACGAATACAGCACAGCCAGCAGCAATTGAGCAAATTAAAGAGCTGACAGACCAAGCATTTATGGAAGGGGCAAAAATTCGTATTATGCCTGATTATCATGCTGGGAAGGGCTGTGTCATTGGCACAACGATACAATTGCAGGAGCGTGTTGTACCGAATTTAGTTGGTGTAGATGTTGGCTGTGGCGTTTTCGTTGCTGAGCTTAATACTTCTGTTATTGATTATGCCAAGCTAGATGCAACCATTCGAGCGCATGTACCGAGTGGTCAGGACTTACATATGGAGCTATCGCCAGCTCGGCAATTTAAGGAATTTGAAAGGGATAATTTTATCGCAGCAGGTATAAAAGACGATTATACAAATTTATCGCTTGGCACATTAGGCGGGGGTAATCATTTTATCGAGCTTGCGAAAGACAACGAAGATAAATATTATTTATTAATTCATACAGGCTCACGCTATATCGGTTCGAAAGTGGCGAACTGGCATCAAAAAAGAGCTTTTGAAGCATTGCGTCATCACGATGTTTCTAAAATTATTGAGCAGCTTAAAAATGAGGGACGCGAACAGGAAATACAAGCAGCAATCGAAGCGTACAAGGGGGAAAACCCTGTTATACCAAAGGAATTAGCTTATTTAGAGGGTCAGCCATTCCACGATTATATTCACGATATGAAAATTGCGCAGCGCTATGCAGTAATGAATAGATGGACGATTGCTGAAACAATTGCACAGCATATGGGGTGGATATATACAGATACCTTTGATACAATTCACAACTACATTGATACAGATACGATGACATTACGCAAAGGCGCTGTGCGAGCGAATAAAGGAGAAAAACTTGTTATTCCAATGAATATGCGTGATGGTTCGCTTATTTGTATTGGGAAGGGCAATGCGGAGTGGAATTATTCAGCGCCACATGGAGCAGGGCGAGTTTATTCACGTCGCGCAGCGAAAAAAGAGCTGAGCATGGTCGATTTCAAGGAAACGATGCAAGGTGTATGGACGACATCAGTAACGGAGGATACGCTTGACGAAGCACCAATGGCTTACAAGCCGATGGAGGAAATTACATCGGTCATTGGCGAAACCGTTGATATTATCAAGGCAATTAAGCCTGTTTATAATTTTAAAGCAAGTGAGGAGCAGAAGCCTTATATGAGGCGGAAATAA
- a CDS encoding DUF1801 domain-containing protein: MYEPKTKETDSSVIEFIEGVDSVKKREDAYALVDIFTEVTGYEARMWGPSIIGFGKYHYKYASGHEGDAPLVGFSPRKAKISLYFAPGDPERETLLENFGKHTTGKACVYINKLSDIDVTILKELIGQSVAFLRATYPE, from the coding sequence ATGTACGAGCCGAAAACAAAGGAAACAGATAGCAGCGTTATTGAGTTTATTGAAGGTGTAGACAGTGTTAAAAAGCGTGAGGATGCTTATGCATTAGTAGATATTTTCACGGAAGTAACAGGCTATGAAGCAAGGATGTGGGGACCGAGCATAATCGGCTTTGGCAAATATCACTATAAATATGCTTCTGGTCATGAAGGAGACGCACCGTTAGTAGGTTTCTCACCACGCAAGGCAAAAATTAGCCTATACTTTGCCCCAGGAGACCCAGAGCGCGAAACATTGCTTGAAAATTTCGGAAAACATACGACCGGAAAGGCATGTGTATATATTAATAAGCTTTCGGATATTGACGTAACTATTTTAAAAGAATTGATTGGACAGTCTGTAGCATTTTTACGGGCAACATATCCTGAATAA
- a CDS encoding Yip1 family protein: MDNNTLNPFLSVWLHPKQTARYMIDHKTMGFAMIILTICSIIALPINFFDYGGPLSWGFIIATIIFSPIVTIVGMFISALIAWGVGKLFKGVATYTEMYRATSIASIPSAMLGPIYLIWFVVSPDFLLTPDFEGPIPAIFWIAILLSIVLGIWSFVVSVGAVAEAHQFSNWKAFFTLVIPAIIIFIILFAFGAVLIWAMFSSF; encoded by the coding sequence ATGGATAACAATACGCTAAACCCATTTTTATCTGTTTGGTTACATCCGAAGCAAACTGCTCGATATATGATTGACCATAAAACAATGGGCTTCGCTATGATTATTCTTACAATTTGTTCGATTATCGCGTTGCCTATCAATTTCTTTGACTATGGTGGACCATTATCTTGGGGCTTCATTATTGCAACAATTATTTTTTCACCTATTGTAACCATCGTTGGCATGTTTATTTCAGCGCTTATAGCATGGGGAGTTGGAAAGCTTTTCAAAGGTGTCGCAACATACACGGAAATGTATAGAGCAACGAGCATTGCATCGATTCCTTCAGCAATGCTTGGACCAATTTATCTTATTTGGTTTGTTGTATCACCAGATTTTCTGTTAACTCCTGATTTTGAGGGGCCAATCCCTGCTATCTTTTGGATTGCCATTTTGCTATCAATTGTATTAGGGATATGGTCATTTGTTGTATCAGTTGGTGCAGTCGCAGAAGCACATCAGTTTTCAAATTGGAAGGCTTTCTTCACTTTAGTCATTCCAGCGATTATAATTTTCATTATTCTCTTTGCATTTGGAGCAGTTTTAATCTGGGCTATGTTCAGTAGCTTTTAA
- the cysI gene encoding assimilatory sulfite reductase (NADPH) hemoprotein subunit, whose product MTEKIVLPPQPGKPSDVERIKSESNYLRGTLEATMQNPLSSGIPDDDNRLMKFHGSYLQDDRDVRNERQKQKLEPAYQFMARVRTPGGAATPAQWLIMDEMGRKYGNGSLKLTTRQAFQVHGILKWNMKNYMQEIHEALLDCIAACGDVNRNVMCNVNPNQSQLHEEVYTWSAKLSEHLLPKTNAYHELWLDGEKVYDGQEKEVEPVYGALYLPRKFKIGIAIPPSNDIDVFSQDIGFIAIVENNQLIGFNVAVGGGMGMTHGDTATYPQLGRLVGYIPKERLLETAEKILTIQRDYGNRSVRKNARFKYTIDARGLDWFKEELHQRLGWKLGDIRPYTFKRTGDEYGWIKGENGKWHFTLFIQNGRVRDFEDYQLMTGLREIAKVHTGLFRLTPNQNLLIADVTPQKKRIIDALLNKYKITDGAHYSALRRNSIACVSLPTCGLAMAEAERYLPTLITKIDGILEEFGLLETEIGIRMSGCPNGCSRAAMGEIGFIGKGPGKYNLYLGGDFTGQRLNKIYRENIGEEEILSTLRPILERYAKEREEQEHFGDFVIRQGYVEAVTDGRQFH is encoded by the coding sequence ATGACTGAGAAAATAGTATTACCGCCACAGCCTGGTAAGCCAAGTGATGTGGAGCGTATAAAGAGTGAAAGTAATTATTTGCGCGGCACATTGGAAGCGACAATGCAAAATCCTTTAAGCTCAGGTATTCCAGATGATGATAATCGTTTAATGAAATTTCATGGTAGCTATTTGCAGGATGACCGTGATGTACGCAATGAGCGTCAGAAGCAGAAGCTCGAGCCAGCCTATCAATTTATGGCACGTGTGCGTACACCGGGAGGAGCTGCGACACCAGCACAATGGCTTATAATGGATGAGATGGGCAGAAAATATGGCAATGGTTCATTAAAGCTGACGACACGACAGGCTTTTCAAGTACATGGCATTTTAAAATGGAATATGAAAAACTATATGCAGGAAATTCATGAGGCATTATTAGACTGTATTGCGGCATGTGGTGATGTTAATCGTAATGTGATGTGTAATGTCAACCCGAATCAATCACAGCTACATGAGGAAGTGTATACATGGTCTGCTAAATTAAGTGAGCATCTATTGCCGAAAACAAATGCCTACCACGAGCTATGGCTAGATGGTGAAAAGGTTTATGACGGGCAAGAAAAAGAAGTAGAGCCAGTGTACGGCGCACTTTATTTACCGCGTAAATTTAAAATCGGTATTGCCATCCCTCCAAGTAATGATATTGATGTTTTTTCACAAGATATCGGCTTTATTGCTATTGTAGAAAACAATCAGTTAATCGGCTTTAATGTCGCTGTCGGTGGTGGTATGGGGATGACACATGGCGATACAGCTACTTATCCGCAACTAGGACGATTAGTTGGCTATATTCCGAAAGAGCGTTTACTAGAAACAGCAGAGAAAATTTTGACGATTCAACGCGATTACGGAAACCGCTCGGTGCGTAAAAATGCTCGTTTTAAATATACAATTGATGCGCGCGGGCTAGATTGGTTTAAGGAGGAGCTTCATCAACGCTTAGGCTGGAAGCTCGGTGATATCCGTCCATATACATTTAAGCGCACAGGAGATGAATATGGATGGATTAAAGGGGAAAACGGAAAATGGCATTTTACGCTATTTATCCAAAATGGGCGCGTTCGTGATTTTGAAGACTATCAGTTAATGACGGGACTACGAGAGATTGCTAAAGTGCATACTGGTTTATTCCGCTTAACTCCAAATCAAAATCTGCTTATCGCTGATGTAACACCTCAAAAAAAGCGAATAATTGATGCTTTATTGAATAAATATAAAATTACAGACGGTGCTCATTATTCAGCTCTTCGTCGCAATTCAATTGCTTGCGTGTCGTTGCCAACATGCGGTTTAGCAATGGCGGAGGCAGAACGTTATTTACCAACATTAATAACAAAAATTGATGGCATATTAGAGGAGTTCGGTTTACTTGAAACGGAAATAGGCATTAGAATGTCGGGCTGTCCAAATGGTTGTTCAAGAGCTGCAATGGGAGAAATCGGTTTTATCGGAAAAGGGCCAGGTAAATATAATTTATATTTAGGAGGCGATTTTACCGGTCAACGCTTAAATAAAATTTATCGAGAGAATATAGGCGAAGAGGAGATCTTATCCACATTGCGACCAATATTGGAGCGATATGCAAAAGAGCGTGAGGAACAGGAGCATTTTGGCGATTTTGTGATTCGCCAAGGCTATGTAGAGGCAGTAACAGATGGCCGTCAATTCCATTAA
- a CDS encoding methyl-accepting chemotaxis protein codes for MKRITIRKKLIFSFLLILLIPAALIGLIAYQSAKKQVIEEQQASANESVRMLDMNITNMIAPKVYDIEYFAGKFNQQSLRQEERTRVVNLLTEYINTHPEVEAIYIGTKQGEMINAPELDLPSDYDPRERPWYTDAVNNNGDVVLTTPYVSASGENSIVVTITKTLPDQSGVFAMDLNISLLDDVANDIKIGETGFAALYDDRHYYITQNGKESGTEVTESYVNEIYNNENGTIIMKDRHIRYTTNELTGWKVLGTMFTVEAKQAASGILTTIVIVVVLAIIAGIGFILFMVRSIVRPIKELQVNALKISEGDLTTYIDIYTKDEIGQLGEAFVAMKISLKKLLQHMGQSAQQVQSSAQNLAASAEQNIAASEQVTDAMREVASSTEKQTTSIEQNAISIEEVAKGIVEVTDSTMQVSDLSGFAMQLADEGGEAVQQTVNQMQSIHASVVQSDETIQSLYERTKQIGSILEIITAISDQTNLLALNAAIEAARAGEHGKGFAVVADEVRKLAEQSLQSTSQISALIAAIQQDTAQSVQAMDKASIDVEEGLKLTEQTSEKFATIVESLQNIAPKIEGISAASEEISAVVQEVSATALELSDHAKSNAAASEEVAASTEQTLASMHEMAAAAHALQEMADELHEYMERFKL; via the coding sequence ATGAAGCGAATTACTATTAGAAAGAAATTAATTTTTTCTTTTTTACTTATTCTGCTAATCCCAGCAGCTTTGATAGGGTTAATTGCATATCAAAGTGCCAAAAAACAAGTTATAGAAGAGCAGCAGGCAAGTGCTAATGAAAGCGTTCGAATGCTTGATATGAACATTACAAATATGATTGCACCGAAAGTATATGATATTGAATATTTTGCGGGAAAGTTTAATCAACAATCGTTACGACAAGAGGAACGAACTAGAGTAGTTAATTTGTTGACGGAGTATATTAACACACATCCTGAAGTAGAAGCGATTTATATAGGTACAAAACAAGGGGAGATGATTAACGCACCGGAGCTTGATTTACCAAGTGATTACGACCCACGTGAAAGACCGTGGTATACAGATGCAGTAAATAATAATGGTGATGTAGTGCTAACAACACCCTATGTTTCAGCATCAGGTGAAAATAGCATTGTTGTGACAATAACAAAAACTTTACCAGACCAATCAGGTGTCTTCGCAATGGATTTGAATATTTCACTGCTTGATGATGTAGCAAATGATATTAAGATTGGTGAAACAGGTTTTGCAGCATTGTACGATGACCGCCACTATTATATTACGCAAAACGGCAAAGAAAGTGGCACAGAAGTAACGGAATCATATGTTAATGAAATTTATAATAACGAAAACGGGACGATTATTATGAAAGACCGACATATTCGTTATACGACGAATGAACTGACGGGCTGGAAAGTGCTCGGCACAATGTTTACAGTAGAGGCTAAGCAAGCAGCATCAGGCATATTGACGACAATTGTTATCGTCGTTGTGCTCGCTATTATTGCAGGTATTGGCTTCATACTTTTCATGGTTCGTTCAATTGTTCGCCCAATCAAGGAGCTGCAAGTAAATGCATTAAAAATTAGTGAAGGGGATTTAACGACATACATTGATATTTATACGAAGGATGAAATCGGGCAACTTGGCGAAGCGTTCGTAGCGATGAAAATTAGCTTGAAAAAATTACTTCAACATATGGGGCAAAGCGCGCAGCAAGTACAAAGTTCGGCACAAAATTTAGCGGCAAGCGCAGAGCAAAATATAGCTGCTTCTGAGCAAGTAACAGATGCAATGCGGGAGGTTGCAAGCAGCACTGAAAAGCAAACAACTAGCATTGAGCAAAATGCAATTTCCATCGAAGAAGTGGCGAAGGGCATTGTTGAGGTGACAGATAGTACGATGCAAGTGTCTGACTTATCAGGCTTTGCGATGCAGCTAGCGGATGAAGGTGGAGAGGCTGTACAACAAACAGTCAATCAAATGCAATCGATTCACGCATCTGTTGTACAATCAGATGAAACAATCCAATCACTGTATGAGCGTACAAAACAGATAGGCTCTATTTTGGAAATCATTACTGCGATTTCAGACCAAACAAATTTATTAGCATTGAATGCTGCTATTGAAGCAGCAAGAGCTGGGGAGCATGGCAAAGGCTTTGCAGTTGTTGCCGATGAGGTGCGGAAGCTAGCAGAGCAATCACTGCAATCGACAAGTCAAATTTCTGCACTTATTGCTGCTATTCAACAAGATACAGCACAGTCTGTTCAGGCGATGGATAAAGCATCAATAGATGTTGAAGAAGGATTGAAGCTAACAGAGCAAACGAGTGAAAAGTTTGCAACTATCGTAGAAAGCTTGCAAAATATCGCACCAAAAATCGAAGGCATTTCCGCAGCCTCTGAGGAAATTTCAGCCGTAGTGCAAGAAGTATCGGCGACAGCGTTAGAATTATCAGACCACGCAAAATCAAATGCTGCTGCATCTGAGGAAGTCGCAGCATCGACAGAGCAAACGTTGGCATCCATGCATGAAATGGCAGCCGCAGCACATGCTCTACAGGAGATGGCAGACGAGCTACACGAGTATATGGAAAGGTTTAAACTTTAA
- a CDS encoding SDR family NAD(P)-dependent oxidoreductase, with the protein MRLQEQRLRQAVQGKSILITGASSGIGRDVALLLARYEANLIIVGRDEERLRDVAVKTGARMYRMDLREEENRRQLCKEIGQLDIFINNAGLSIHRSIYDSLERSHDFSRTMAINYFAPVELMLHFIPLLDAAKGQVVNVSTINTKFRPMAKWSAYQASKAAFDTWLRAVAPEVKHTVSTIYLPLVRTPMIAPTKKYKHVPAMASEVAAQRIARLLYTKKKEDKPWWLPFLHYLRP; encoded by the coding sequence ATGCGTTTACAGGAGCAACGACTTCGGCAGGCAGTGCAAGGCAAAAGTATATTAATTACAGGAGCTAGCTCAGGTATTGGGCGAGATGTCGCCTTGTTATTGGCTCGCTATGAGGCAAATTTAATAATTGTTGGACGTGATGAGGAGCGTTTGCGTGATGTTGCTGTAAAGACAGGTGCTCGGATGTATAGGATGGATTTGCGTGAGGAAGAAAATCGTCGCCAGCTATGCAAGGAAATTGGTCAGCTTGATATTTTTATCAATAATGCAGGTTTGTCCATTCATCGCTCGATATATGATTCCTTAGAGCGCTCGCATGATTTTTCGCGGACAATGGCCATTAATTATTTTGCACCTGTGGAGCTAATGTTACATTTTATTCCGTTATTAGATGCAGCAAAGGGACAGGTTGTAAATGTTTCTACGATTAATACAAAATTTCGCCCTATGGCAAAATGGTCTGCTTATCAAGCGTCAAAGGCTGCCTTTGATACATGGCTACGAGCTGTTGCACCAGAGGTAAAGCATACGGTTTCTACAATCTATTTACCGCTTGTTCGTACACCGATGATTGCACCGACGAAAAAATATAAGCATGTACCAGCAATGGCTAGTGAGGTGGCGGCTCAGCGTATCGCTCGTTTATTGTACACGAAAAAGAAGGAGGATAAACCGTGGTGGCTACCATTTCTACACTATTTGAGACCTTAA
- a CDS encoding sirohydrochlorin chelatase produces the protein MQAILYVGHGTRVRQGVEEAIQFIKQIEHEVNVDIQEISFLELVEPDIVQGIKNCVERGATRIAIVPLLLLTAQHAKEDIPAEIEKAHSMYPHVHFTIGRPFGIHDKLVDTIYKRIMEQQKEISQEAEVLLIGRGSSDMAVVHNMSEISELVQRRFNFQSVSSCFLYGAGPSFQDALEMIKKRDAKQLFIVPYLLFSGLLSKGIEKNIKELQVDSSHVILCASLGYDENVRQVLLERVRELLNV, from the coding sequence ATGCAAGCAATATTATATGTCGGTCATGGCACAAGAGTGAGGCAAGGTGTAGAAGAGGCAATTCAATTTATTAAACAAATAGAGCATGAAGTAAATGTAGATATTCAGGAGATTTCATTTTTGGAGCTAGTTGAGCCAGACATTGTGCAAGGCATAAAAAATTGCGTAGAGCGAGGTGCGACGAGGATTGCAATCGTTCCACTATTGTTATTAACAGCGCAGCACGCAAAGGAGGATATTCCGGCAGAGATAGAAAAGGCGCATTCAATGTATCCACATGTACATTTTACGATTGGTCGACCATTCGGAATTCACGACAAGCTAGTTGATACGATTTATAAACGTATTATGGAGCAGCAAAAGGAGATTTCCCAAGAGGCGGAGGTGCTTTTAATCGGACGTGGTAGCAGCGATATGGCAGTTGTGCATAATATGTCTGAAATAAGTGAGCTTGTACAACGGAGATTTAACTTTCAATCCGTTAGCTCCTGTTTTTTATACGGAGCAGGTCCGAGCTTTCAAGATGCGCTAGAAATGATAAAGAAAAGGGATGCGAAGCAGCTATTCATCGTTCCTTATTTATTGTTTTCAGGTTTGTTAAGCAAGGGGATTGAAAAAAATATAAAGGAGCTACAAGTCGATAGTTCGCATGTTATTTTATGTGCTAGCTTAGGCTACGACGAAAATGTTCGTCAAGTGCTGCTAGAACGGGTACGGGAGCTATTGAATGTGTGA
- the cobA gene encoding uroporphyrinogen-III C-methyltransferase: MGKVYIVGAGPGDVELITLKGLRCIKEADVILYDRLINHELLSYAKPSAQLIFCGKLPNRHAMIQEHINHSLVQYAKQGKIVTRLKGGDPFVFGRGAEEAEVLAAHQIPYEIVPGITSGIAAPAYAGIPVTHRDFGSSFAIVTGHMREGKDDSIKWESLANGVDTLAIYMGVGNLPYICGQLLKYGRPATTPVALVHMGTFEEQQTVTGTLETIEEIALASEVKNPSIIIVGEVVSLREKIQWFEQKMEAQGLLKESVV, translated from the coding sequence GTGGGAAAAGTTTATATTGTTGGTGCAGGCCCTGGAGATGTGGAGCTTATCACATTAAAGGGGCTTCGTTGTATAAAAGAAGCGGATGTTATTTTATATGACCGCTTAATAAATCATGAGCTACTGAGCTATGCAAAGCCAAGTGCGCAGTTGATTTTTTGCGGTAAGTTGCCAAATCGTCATGCGATGATACAGGAGCATATTAACCATTCGCTTGTGCAGTATGCAAAGCAAGGCAAGATTGTCACGCGTTTAAAGGGGGGAGACCCCTTTGTATTTGGGCGGGGTGCGGAGGAGGCAGAGGTGCTAGCAGCGCATCAAATTCCATATGAAATTGTTCCAGGCATTACATCAGGTATTGCAGCGCCAGCCTATGCAGGTATTCCTGTGACACATCGAGATTTTGGTTCCAGCTTCGCTATTGTAACGGGGCATATGAGAGAAGGGAAGGATGATTCAATAAAATGGGAAAGCCTTGCTAACGGAGTAGATACATTAGCTATTTATATGGGAGTAGGCAATTTACCGTATATTTGCGGGCAGCTATTAAAATATGGACGTCCTGCTACAACACCTGTTGCACTCGTTCATATGGGAACTTTCGAGGAACAGCAAACCGTTACAGGGACACTTGAAACGATTGAGGAAATCGCGCTGGCGAGCGAAGTGAAAAATCCTAGCATTATTATCGTAGGTGAGGTTGTCTCACTAAGGGAAAAAATTCAATGGTTTGAACAAAAAATGGAGGCGCAAGGATTATTGAAAGAAAGCGTCGTGTAA
- a CDS encoding assimilatory sulfite reductase (NADPH) flavoprotein subunit has product MTLQVLNSPFNEEQVKQLNTLLPTLNDYQKIWLTGYLSVAPATGVAVAVAEEVKAIAAEPQSATILYGSQTGNAQALAEKLGAELKEVGVDVKIESMSAFKPNQLKKLNNLLIVTSTHGEGTPPDNAIQLHEFLHSKRAPNLEHAQFSVLALGDSSYEFFCKTGADFDEQLEKLGAKRIIPRVDCDLDYDSLAAQWIEDVKKALITTSPQTASIQANTETKEVKSSKYSKSNPFYAEVLEKINLNGRGSNKATYHIELSLEESGLTYAPGDSIGILPENDEQLVGILIEALGFKQTEIVTVEQQSITLAEALQKKLEITVLSKPLLQKIQNYTLNRDFAALVQDDKWKDYVYGRDLLDVVQSFGPFSWNAQQFIELLRKIPARLYSIASSQAANEEEVHLTIGKVSYDKDERKRLGVCSGQIAERVEVGQKLPIYIHSNPNFKLPQNDATPIIMIGAGTGIAPFRSFIEERATREAQGKAWLFFGEQHFVTDFLYQTDWQRWLQEQALTNLTAAFSRDSDRKIYVQHRLQEHAKELFEWIEQGAVIYVCGDEKTMAADVDQTIHAIIAEQGGKTAEQAVQYVNELKQQQRYQRDVY; this is encoded by the coding sequence TTGACTTTACAAGTATTGAACAGCCCTTTTAATGAGGAGCAAGTAAAACAATTAAATACGCTATTACCTACATTAAATGACTACCAAAAAATTTGGCTAACAGGTTATTTAAGCGTTGCACCCGCTACAGGTGTAGCCGTTGCAGTAGCAGAAGAGGTAAAAGCGATTGCAGCAGAGCCGCAATCAGCAACCATTTTATACGGCTCTCAAACCGGCAATGCACAAGCTTTAGCCGAAAAGCTTGGGGCGGAGTTAAAAGAGGTAGGAGTAGATGTGAAAATTGAATCGATGTCAGCCTTTAAGCCAAATCAGTTAAAGAAGCTAAATAATTTATTGATTGTCACAAGTACGCATGGTGAGGGAACGCCACCAGACAATGCGATTCAATTGCATGAATTTTTACACAGTAAGCGAGCGCCGAATTTAGAGCATGCACAGTTTTCCGTATTGGCACTTGGTGACAGCTCCTATGAATTTTTTTGCAAGACAGGTGCTGACTTTGATGAGCAATTAGAAAAGCTCGGTGCGAAGCGTATTATACCTCGGGTTGACTGTGACCTTGACTATGACAGCCTAGCAGCACAGTGGATTGAGGATGTAAAAAAAGCACTAATTACGACAAGTCCACAAACTGCTTCAATACAGGCAAATACGGAGACAAAAGAAGTTAAGAGTTCGAAGTATTCAAAAAGTAATCCGTTTTATGCCGAGGTGCTTGAGAAAATTAATTTGAATGGGCGTGGTTCAAATAAAGCGACGTATCATATCGAACTTTCTCTAGAAGAGTCAGGTCTGACCTATGCACCTGGAGATAGCATAGGTATTTTACCTGAAAACGATGAGCAGCTTGTCGGAATATTAATCGAAGCACTTGGCTTCAAGCAAACTGAGATTGTAACGGTTGAACAGCAATCTATAACTTTAGCCGAGGCACTACAAAAAAAGCTTGAAATTACTGTATTATCAAAGCCATTGCTGCAAAAAATTCAAAACTATACGCTAAATCGAGATTTTGCAGCGCTTGTGCAAGATGATAAATGGAAGGATTATGTGTATGGACGTGATTTATTAGACGTTGTACAAAGCTTCGGGCCGTTTTCATGGAATGCACAGCAATTTATTGAGCTGCTCCGCAAAATTCCAGCACGTTTATATTCCATTGCCTCTAGTCAAGCAGCCAATGAAGAGGAAGTACATTTGACAATTGGGAAAGTAAGCTATGACAAGGATGAGCGTAAGCGTCTTGGCGTATGCTCAGGTCAGATTGCAGAGCGCGTTGAGGTTGGTCAAAAGCTACCTATCTATATCCATTCCAATCCGAATTTTAAACTGCCACAGAATGATGCAACACCGATTATTATGATTGGTGCTGGTACAGGAATTGCACCGTTTCGCTCATTTATAGAGGAGCGTGCAACGCGTGAGGCACAGGGCAAGGCATGGCTGTTTTTCGGTGAGCAGCATTTTGTTACAGATTTCTTATACCAAACAGATTGGCAGCGCTGGCTACAGGAACAGGCATTAACTAATTTAACAGCAGCATTTTCACGTGATAGTGATAGGAAAATTTATGTGCAGCATCGTTTACAGGAGCATGCGAAGGAGCTATTTGAGTGGATTGAGCAAGGCGCTGTTATTTATGTATGTGGTGATGAAAAGACAATGGCAGCAGATGTTGACCAAACGATTCATGCAATTATTGCTGAACAGGGCGGTAAAACGGCTGAGCAGGCAGTACAGTATGTAAACGAGCTAAAGCAACAGCAGCGCTATCAACGAGATGTTTATTAA